One part of the Lycium ferocissimum isolate CSIRO_LF1 chromosome 8, AGI_CSIRO_Lferr_CH_V1, whole genome shotgun sequence genome encodes these proteins:
- the LOC132066009 gene encoding sufE-like protein 2, chloroplastic, with translation MHSSINLKHSSLPFPLTISSIPTKSNPQFPPKNPIFFTSLKNPSTFLTISSTPTKPNPHISHKKPIFFTSMQYSANRYYSNSSSRTKKPNLSSVSCLIMEEPPFDERLSVADKVQSLSLEFRSLSEPIDRVKRLLHYASILPPLNESSRLRENRVFGCTTQVWLEVRMDNKGYMRFRVDSDSEITKGFCSCLIWVLDGAKPEEILSVTAEDLADMNVGLPKKGRSRVNTWHNVLFSMQNRTQDCVQERNRALPLEDPKGSEVSVRVGKTSPNPFDHLMGLPEMICRW, from the coding sequence ATGCACTCTTCTATCAATCTCAAACATTCATCTCTTCCATTTCCATTGACAATTTCATCTATACCCACTAAGTCAAATCCTCAATTTCCTCCCAAAAACCCAATCTTTTTTACTTCTCTAAAAAATCCATCTACTTTCTTGACAATTTCATCAACACCCACCAAGCCAAATCCTCATATCTCTCATAAAAAACCAATCTTTTTCACTTCTATGCAGTATTCTGCAAATAGGTATTACTCTAATTCAAGTTCAAGAACTAAAAAACCAAACCTTTCCTCAGTTTCTTGCTTAATCATGGAAGAACCACCATTTGATGAAAGGTTAAGTGTTGCTGACAAAGTTCAAAGTTTATCTTTGGAATTTAGGTCCTTATCAGAACCAATTGATAGAGTTAAAAGATTATTACACTATGCAAGTATACTCCCTCCATTAAATGAGTCATCAAGGTTACGAGAAAACCGAGTTTTCGGGTGTACAACACAGGTTTGGTTAGAAGTTAGGATGGATAATAAGGGGTATATGAGGTTTAGAGTAGATAGTGATTCAGAAATTACTAAAGGGTTTTGTTCTTGTTTGATATGGGTGCTTGATGGTGCAAAACCAGAAGAAATTCTAAGTGTTACAGCTGAGGATTTGGCAGATATGAACGTGGGGTTACCTAAAAAAGGACGTTCAAGAGTTAATACTTGGCATAATGTGTTGTTTAGCATGCAAAATAGGACTCAAGATTGTGTTCAGGAGAGGAATAGAGCTTTGCCTTTGGAAGATCCAAAGGGATCTGAGGTTAGTGTTAGGGTTGGCAAAACTAGCCCAAACCCATTTGATCATTTAATGGGTTTGCCAGAAATGATTTGTAGATGGTGA
- the LOC132067196 gene encoding uncharacterized protein LOC132067196, which translates to MILKASVLIIFFTLFVHWETSETKSQGDIGQASLPPRGWDSYDSFCWSISEEEFLKNAELVAQRLKPHGYQYVVLDFLWYRKKVKGAYTDSYGYDVFDEWGRMVPDPGRWPSSQGGKGLSEVAQKVHSMGLKFGIHVMRGLSKQAFNANTLILDTTTGKAYVEAGRQWRAQDIGIKERTCAWMKNGFMSVNTKLGAGRAFLRSLYQQYADWGVDYVKHDCVFGDDLDLDEITVVSEVLNELSRPIIYSLSPGTNVNPTMAKDVSGLVNMYRVTGDDWDTWKDLSSHFNVAREFASANLVGVKGLKGKSWPDLDMLPFGWLTDPGSNRGPHRYCKLNLDEQRTQVTLWSMVRSPFIFGGDMRKLDDTTFGLLTNPTLLEINWFSSNNIEFHYVTGSSSSHGKHGLTHHTEDKETINVLQTRVLALRSCTDVKANGWSTKVLDNDLEQVCWEEKSNKRKAPFCLYKRKALSASEGEMVCKHQNHGNLHLLVTERTEYCFGASSNRKLTSKELSRGSFSRCRSHANQMWEVNYNGTLMNSYSGLCATMDIVKASSAGVRSWLATGRRGEIYLAFFNLNNQVTKMSAKISDITNAIHAKSSNCRGREVWSAKNLGAIKDSISMSVKAHGCALFVLNCN; encoded by the exons ATGATCTTGAAAGCTTCTGTTTtaatcatcttcttcactcTTTTTGTTCACTG GGAAACCTCAGAAACTAAATCTCAAGGTGATATTGGACAAGCCAGCTTGCCGCCAAGAGGTTGGGATTCCTATGACTCGTTTTGTTGGAGCATCTCTGAGGAAGAATTTCTTAAGAATGCAGAACTTGTAGCACAGCGATTAAAACCTCATGGTTATCAg TACGTTGTGTTGGACTTTCTTTGGTATAGGAAGAAAGTCAAAGGTGCTTATACTGATTCTTATGgttatgatgtttttgatgaGTGGGGAAGGATGGTTCCTGACCCTGGTAGATGGCCTTCCTCTCAAGGTGGAAAGGGGTTATCTGAAGTGGCCCAAAAGGTTCATAGCATGGGCCTGAAATTTGGGATTCACGTAATGAGAGGTTTAAGTAAACAAGCATTCAATGCTAACACCCTCATACTGGATACCACTACG GGCAAAGCTTATGTGGAAGCTGGTCGACAATGGCGTGCACAAGATATAGGAATTAAGGAGAGGACTTGTGCGTGGatgaaaaatggtttcatgagtGTGAATACCAAGTTGGGAGCTGGAAGAGCGTTCCTTAGGTCACTCTATCAACAATATGCTGACTGGGGTGTCGATTATG tGAAACACGACTGTGTATTTGGTGATGACTTGGATTTAGATGAGATAACCGTTGTTTCAGAG GTATTGAATGAGCTTAGCCGACCTATCATATATTCCTTGTCCCCTGGAACTAATGTAAATCCAACCATGGCAAAGGATGTAAGTGGTTTGGTCAATATGTATCGAGTAACCGGTGATGACTGGGATACTTGGAAAGATCTCTCTTCCCACTTCAATGTTGCGAG GGAGTTCGCTTCTGCTAACTTAGTAGGAGTCAAGGGCCTGAAGGGGAAATCGTGGCCCGACTTGGATATGCTACCATTTGGATGGCTAACAGATCCAG GTTCAAATCGTGGTCCACACAGATATTGCAAGCTTAATCTGGATGAGCAACGTACTCAG GTCACTCTATGGTCCATGGTCAGGTCCCCTTTCATCTTTGGCGGAGATATGAGAAAGCTTGATGATACTACATTTGGTCTTCTTACGAATCCTACTCTCTTGGAGATTAACTGGTTTAGCTCGAACAACATCGAG tttcattatgtgacaGGTTCTTCAAGTTCACATGGAAAACATGGCTTGACTCACCATACTGAGGATAAAGAAACAATAAATGTGTTGCAGACGAGAGTTTTGGCTCTCAGGAGCTGCACAGATGTAAAGGCAAATGGCTGGTCGACTAAAGTTCTGGACAATGATCTAGAGCAAGTGTGCTGGGAAGAGAAATCAAATAAACGCAAGGCACCTTTTTGTCTATACAAGAGAAAAGCACTTTCAGCATC AGAAGGGGAGATGGTATGTAAGCACCAAAATCACGGGAATCTTCACTTACTGGTAACAGAGAGAACAGAATATTGTTTTGGTGCATCTTCAAATAGAAAGCTTACATCTAAAGAGTTGAGCAGAGGTTCATTTTCACGGTGCAGATCACATGCCAACCAG ATGTGGGAGGTGAACTACAATGGAACCCTCATGAATAGTTATTCTGGTCTTTGTGCTACCATGGATATTGTCAAAG CTTCTTCCGCTGGAGTTAGGTCCTGGCTTGCAACTGGAAGAAGAG GTGAAATCTACTTGGCTTTCTTCAATTTGAACAACCAGGTGACAAAAATGTCAGCAAAGATATCAGACATAACTAATGCAATTCATGCTAAGAGTTCAAATTGCAGAGGCAGAGAAGTATGGAGTGCCAAAAATCTTGGAGCCATAAAGGATTCAATATCTATGTCAGTAAAAGCTCACGGATGTGCATTGTTTGTCTTGAACTGCAACTAA